In a genomic window of Taylorella equigenitalis ATCC 35865:
- a CDS encoding chloride channel protein — protein sequence MKAAFNFRLTSLFNKVNLFSEPSIILWAALLGVAGGLTTVAFHECVKLLQDLHSGTYGDVVQIASNWSTWEKLLIPSLGGLLGGLGLYYASKIKVDANSDYMEAVAIGNGHLSLRQGLLRIGSALSVSATGWSLGREGPIIHLASMVGSALGRANKIEGNYLRMLVACGAAAGVSAAYFAPIAGALFIAEIVLGSMASHVLAPLLISSSSAYITITILGYEPWLYQLPPIYLVGEKELLLSIVIGILSGFGAPLFLKLLSLTRDLYSKTGMALPLRMTLAGFLLGCIFLIEPTAAGKGDTLIHSFMIDESWVLRSVVFILIIKLISTSVSVGSGAVGGVITPIMFIGACTAMIVTHAFALIHPSVLHFTPVFVLVGMGAFLTAGTSAPIVAIVLLMEMTNSLQIAAPLIFASVISFYISRLFTGTVMFGITTKREKQDLVSLRISQLKVRDLLSPVDTTLDPTQTLREALAIFANTGVKNLFVISQDREYLGILTNKNITQGIMSSSPLDEPIPADFIQRSFVDPLKLDMGLDEVQNSFFSYNGERLPVVDNSEKPKLVGLVYKSDLLRKLSEIKKIDERRGYKAVDIRK from the coding sequence GTGAAAGCTGCGTTTAATTTTAGACTTACAAGCCTTTTTAACAAGGTTAATCTTTTTTCTGAGCCCTCGATTATTTTGTGGGCTGCTTTGCTTGGAGTTGCAGGTGGCTTAACTACTGTGGCATTTCATGAGTGTGTGAAATTACTCCAGGATTTGCATAGCGGGACATACGGAGATGTAGTACAAATTGCTTCAAATTGGTCAACTTGGGAGAAGCTTTTGATTCCTTCCTTAGGTGGTCTTTTAGGGGGACTTGGACTTTACTATGCTTCAAAAATTAAAGTTGATGCTAACTCAGATTATATGGAGGCAGTTGCCATAGGTAATGGGCACCTTTCACTACGTCAAGGATTGTTGCGTATTGGGTCAGCACTTAGTGTATCAGCCACTGGATGGTCTTTGGGGCGAGAAGGTCCTATTATTCACTTAGCTTCAATGGTTGGCTCAGCTTTAGGTAGGGCAAATAAAATTGAAGGGAATTATTTAAGAATGCTAGTGGCCTGTGGTGCGGCTGCTGGGGTTTCTGCGGCATATTTTGCTCCAATTGCTGGTGCACTTTTTATCGCTGAAATTGTTCTTGGAAGTATGGCTAGCCATGTATTAGCACCATTACTTATTTCGTCTTCATCTGCCTATATCACTATAACAATACTTGGTTACGAGCCTTGGTTATACCAATTGCCTCCTATATATTTAGTGGGCGAAAAGGAGCTACTACTATCAATTGTGATTGGTATCCTATCAGGATTTGGTGCTCCACTGTTTTTAAAACTTTTGTCATTAACTCGTGACTTGTACTCAAAAACAGGTATGGCATTGCCTTTGCGTATGACATTGGCGGGTTTTCTTTTAGGATGTATTTTTTTAATTGAACCTACTGCTGCGGGCAAAGGAGACACGCTTATTCACTCATTTATGATTGATGAGTCCTGGGTTTTAAGGTCAGTTGTTTTTATTTTAATTATTAAATTAATTTCTACTAGTGTGAGTGTAGGTTCGGGTGCTGTCGGAGGGGTGATTACGCCAATTATGTTTATTGGTGCGTGTACGGCTATGATAGTAACTCATGCCTTTGCCCTGATTCACCCTAGTGTTTTGCACTTCACTCCAGTGTTTGTTTTAGTGGGTATGGGTGCATTTCTAACAGCAGGGACATCTGCACCTATTGTGGCTATAGTTTTGCTAATGGAGATGACTAATAGTCTACAGATCGCAGCACCTTTAATTTTTGCTTCAGTTATATCTTTTTATATTTCTCGTCTATTTACTGGTACTGTGATGTTTGGTATCACAACCAAAAGAGAAAAACAAGATTTAGTAAGCCTGAGAATCTCTCAATTAAAAGTCAGAGACTTACTTAGCCCAGTTGACACAACATTAGATCCAACTCAAACATTAAGAGAGGCTTTGGCTATTTTTGCAAACACTGGAGTAAAAAATCTTTTTGTTATTTCTCAAGATCGTGAATATTTAGGAATTCTAACTAATAAAAACATAACTCAAGGCATAATGTCTAGCAGTCCCCTTGATGAGCCGATACCTGCAGACTTTATTCAAAGAAGTTTTGTGGACCCCCTCAAACTGGATATGGGTTTGGATGAAGTTCAAAATAGCTTTTTTTCTTATAACGGTGAAAGGCTTCCAGTCGTTGATAATAGTGAAAAACCTAAGCTAGTTGGCTTGGTGTATAAGTCAGACCTACTTCGTAAACTTTCTGAGATTAAAAAAATTGATGAAAGACGAGGGTACAAGGCAGTAGACATTAGAAAATGA